From the Papaver somniferum cultivar HN1 chromosome 2, ASM357369v1, whole genome shotgun sequence genome, the window GTACATCTAAACTGCATGTACTCATTTGCTAGCATTGTGTTGACCGCCTTCTGAATGCGTACTACATGTAGATCAATAATGAATTTTTCCTCAGTTCACAATCACCAAACAAATTTCTGTTAGCACCAGCAACAAAGAAACTACGCAAAGAGAGTTCTAACTAATAAATCCGTAGTCTGTGCAAGAAGAACATAACAGTAGGGACATTATAAGAACAGAGTAGTAGGGACACTAAAatgattcaaaaaaaatatatgattACCAATATGAGATCATAAAATTTCCTCAGATATGATTTTCCAATTGACTTCCATTTGGGGCGAGTCGACCACAGTGCAAACTTCCGGACGATGATTCCTATTTCAGTTTGGAACTCAGTGGCCCAATCCCCAGTTGGAATCTTTTTACCTGGTTTGATCGTTATTGTTCGTTCTTTTTCCTTATGTGATCATTAAGCTTTGCATTAAGAGCATCTCCTCTTTCTCCTTTGTTAATCTTTggcagatctatttttcaagagatatgggagttaaaataaaaaaagatgatACTGCGTTGGCCAGTAATGAACATAATAATTCCCATAAAATAGTTTGTAGGTATGTGATTAACTCAATTACCAGTGCACTTACAATAATTAAGATCAAAAGATAattgaagatcaaaatcaaaGGTTAGGACGGTTACCTCTTTCTagttcaaatttagggttttgtacttgagttttttttttgttatacatGAAAAGAGGTTTTGATTTAGGATAAAAGGGAAACGTGATCAGTTATCCGAAGATTATGGCCACTAAATGAAAATTTTGGCGGAGTTCCTTGAAATATCATGAAAATTTTGGCGGAATGTCTTTTTCTTTTGGCGGACTAGTAAAAGACTTTTTCCACGATTAAAAAAGATTTTATGCCCAATATTTAAGTACGGATTTTTTTCACCGTAGATGGAGCTGAACCACCGCGTTTTGAACCTGTTTTCTCGTGATGAAAATATATAGCCAACATCCATCCACATCACTCAACAGAATAATTAAGAACGCCCGCAGTCAATATAGATAATGATACATAACCAAATCAACCAAACACATCGGTCATAAAAATCCTACCAAAAAAGTCAAGAACAAAAGTATCACCTTGTATCTCTGCCAGTAGAGGGTCATTATGGTTCTTTGTATTGAGTCGTCCCACCACACGTTGTCATTGGCTTAGCTTTAAAGAGGCTAGCAGGTAAACCAACAGCGCTGCCAGAACTTCAAGAGATTTCAACATCCGGTTATCTTCATCAGATGTCCAGTCAGAGCCATCCATTTTAAGATTATCATGCCATGACGTCATGCCTTCCGATGATGCTTGCAGTGTAGTTAATCTTCTAACGATCCATTTTCATAAATCAGAATACTGTAAAATGGAAATTTCGATCTAATAGCAAAGTTAATCAAGCAAATAGATGTATAAAACGTCAAATAACGCACCTGAAATCTAAAGGAGTATTATCAAACACATACATTGCGTTAATTTTGTCGGTAAAATTTGCATATAAAAAGGGTTCGCTTAACCGAAGCATCACATCGCTAAGATTTACAATCGAGCCTTAACTTGCACAATTGACTGGATCAACCTGTAATGCAAATAAAGGGCCCAAATAAATATGCAACAAATCTACTATCTGAATATGACCTAAAATTCAAATTTCCACGCATCACATACCACACTGCTATACGAAGAACATTAGCAGATTGTCAGTTTAGATACAaattttgattggacaccaatAAAAGCAAAATCCCAATCTGCAAATTTTGATTGAATTTTGATAGTTAACTGCATCCCAACctgcaacatatcaaaatttaatcAATTTAAATACGAATAAAAGCAAAACCCAACTACCGAACAACTtcaattcaatcaaaataaagtaaaatagTAACAATACAAAAACCATGTATTACTTACTTGTCTAAGAGAAACCGAGAGAAACCTTGAAAAGGGAAAATTAGACGAGTGAGAAAGAGTTAAGAGGGTGGATGAAGTGAGTTAATCGGAGCGAGACCAGCTGAATCGTCTTCTTCAGAAACTGTGGTTATGTTGGTGAGTTTATTAGGGACTGTAATTTGTTGTTGATTAGAGAAACACAGAAGTcttgctaaaaaaaaaaatcgttggtGATGCATCTCTCAATTTCTCTACTTCTCGATCTTTaagaccctttttttttttttttttgcattaatGATTCTTCTTGGGAGCTGATTAGTTGACACGTATACTAGTTTGGACATAGGTGGCGTTATTAACAATACAAGATTATTCTTGATGTCTTCTTAGACGTGGCTCGTCCACCATTGTACACGTAGCAATAGTGTCTCTGTTATTGTCGCAGGAAAAAACATTGCTCGGGTAGAGTGTATTAGTCAGGTCATACAAAATACAAATGTAAACCATATCCTATTTAGCTATACTAGATTTGtgtccgtgctacgcaccgggattttttttttaatttggtgaGTCGCGGGGATCCGCCTTGTTCTgtggagatgcatttttgatttggtgtgggtAGGGCTTCGCCCCCTCCCCGTggtgatgtatttttgatttggtggagCGGTCGATTACATTAAACATGTGGAGAAAATATAGGTaatatgtgcagattttattaaatttcccttttattttcacatacattttttattttattttctcataaaatatgtgtgaaatatgtgatttttttctttttcttggatgtattaatttggaaaaatgaGTCCTaatatggtaggtattcgacttcCAAatcgaatttggacttccataaaaattTTAAGTTAAGAAAATTTTAAACCAATTATATGTTACCAAGTGTCCTTACCAAAACGCTCccttcacaaaactcaaaaaagagctatttcgaccaataggaaGCGAGAGTTTCCTTACCGTTCAACGTGAGAGATTTATTTGTCTagacctttaagtctttagatgtataaaaatttgtttattaaaaaaatatatgtatAAAAATTTACGGAAGGGCACCTGCCAGTTGGTTACGTAAGAGCACTGCACATTTTTTTAGCCAGATATAACGATAGTAAAAGGCCCGCACATATAGACGTCAATATCAACCTGGACTGAACAACAAAGTTTCCCAGTATTCTGAAACTCTCTCTCCAATAACCGTTTTTCCCTTCTCTCTGGGAACAAAAAACTCAAACTTCCCAAATCTTATCAAATCTTTTCCATTGTATTTCAAATCTACTGGATTTGGTCTAAATCTTTCAGATCTTCCGGAGGTTTGGATACAATTAGTAGTTAGTATTATTAGATAATTAAATAAAACAAATTGTTCTTTTATTGCaacaatttttaggttttttatatgtttgtatttctttttcttattgATCTGATGGCTTCTTCATGCTATTCAGATTTGTTTTCTCATAGCCATTATGGCATTTATCGGTGGAGTTGCTGCAACGTTATCAAGTATGTTATGAAAGACGACGATCTACTTCGGAAATTAATACCGATATTGATCGTGATAGTGTCAATTTGGGCTTATTACTTCTCTACAATGGAAGCATCTAACAtatatgatgttgatgatgaagaatcaaagGAACGGGAATCAAAATGGTTTGAATCAATAACCATTAGAAGTAGggttgaacatggtttcggtttttcgctggaaccggaccaaaccagaccgattaggaagaaaccaaaccgaaccatttactaatggattggttacggtgtagaaagtgggaaaccgatagtgttggttttggtttggtttgacctctaaaaccgaaccaaaaaccattggaaaaccgattaatttttaaacttagtttataccttcgatttacaagtattagattctacccattgatttagaggataaatagaaaccctaaatctaatatttcattatgatactctccctctttctctttctccttctctcagtcgcctcccttctccacccccaactacagctgctgctaatCTACTTTTTTcttccgtcttccttcttttttatttgtcaataactaaattaagatatattatatatcttcttttgatctctagaattacagtaagctttaactattcttgattttttttttgtctgtaaatttgtgtaaaccaatactatcggcaactacaatttttttatttgtaaatttgtgtattttttttttttggtttgacataattattggttaaccaaaaaccactgggataaactggaaccatttgaaaaccgaaccaatggttaatggattggtttggtttagatttttagaaaccaatagtattggtttcggttttggtttggctagaaaccgaaccaaaaccgaccatgaacaaccctaaTTAGAAGGGTGTAAATTTCGTCGACAGAATGTAAATTAGTACAGTttcggtaacatcttatatggtttgtgttggcaagctttcacttcgGACAAGTTCATCTTACAGTCATGACGGAAGTCCGTATataatcatatgaaaattgccgagtaatatcttatatggtttgtgtgatacaatcatttggtatatctgggaatatttcattatgataatttcaataacttgaaatttctttgatgctaatagtattgtgaaaacgactattatcatcctctaagaaaatttcaatgattggaataaatAGTTTAGagtcaagtaaccatgtttggatataaacatagtgtgttaaccACATTAGTGTGAAAGTCCAAAACCAGGAGCctgaagtatgtgtacccgtatgcgtactggtggttgctgatgtctgggcaagtatgcgtacagCGGAAAGTTCACcaccgtgaaattctgctggattttggAAGAGTGTAGTAGTATGCgcactcgtacgcgtactggcgtaaccaaactcagttcggctactcaagtatgcgtacctgtttgcgtacttgagtgagttactttctaaaatcggttgtgtacatgaactgaaatatttatattataaggaatgAAATATCTGCAAGTCGTGgctttaatgttcatgaattgatccgagtgaatcaaaccgattgattttgtttctattgtgttcttgtacacttctatgagaatatagcaattgaacgactcttcaactagtttcatttgagtcatttgaactagttatggctgagctgaatatggttgatatgagagttattatatggctaacttcggttaactatatattattgagccaacatgaTGTACacttttgggtatggttacataaacctaaattagggtacaattcatttatcaataacaagctaagttcgatctaacagttgaaatctattagcttggttgaatcaggtttttcatctaacgacgaataatgaatgctttgttaccaaggtaacttagattgcaaacccttgtttgaaaactatataaaggagaactggaaaacctaatccccacacgtcctgtgtgttactagttgcataagctagagtcgattctcctttaaccttaggtttctatcgagaccctttaggttaacgacttcaaagacgtCATTGGgcttgtgaagacagacccaactatttctcttgtagttgcgtgttttgatctttcccgattctatagtttgagtactatcttctctaagatttgctcgagattaatttcttcgataggcaagataaaacgtgatcacaaacatcttcgtatcatcgtttgtgattccacaatatctagtttctccatacgatttagattattgtgaggtgattgataatactaggatgttcttcgagaatataagtctggtttatcaatacactcatgttcacattgatttatcaaaagacggaacaaaaactcttgggtatttctgtgggagacagatttattcaatctgtagacttttccgtgtgagacagatttgtttatcaagtcttcgactttgggtcgtagaactcttagttgtgggtgagatcatctaagggaatcaaatgtgtagtatcctgctgggatcagagacgtaaggagcacaattgtaccttgaatcagtgtgagattgattagggttcaactacagtccagtctgaagtccattggtagtagtctagtgtctgtagcggcttaatatatctAGTACGTTTTTTCGCAtccccaaatcaaaaatgcatcccaGGGGCGCGGGTCGAGCCCCtctgcacaccaaatcaaaaatgcatctccacgggGCGGGGCTAAGGCCCACATACaccaaattaaaataaaataaaatgcctGGTTCTTAGGCTATCCCCCACTATGAAAGCGGTCAACTTATGGTGACTAAAAAACATCCCATGACCAATATACaaattcaattttattttctgtttcatCAAATTGAACTGATTTTACATTAAAAATGCTTTATTTCTTTCGATTCAAAAACATCGACGATTTATCACGACAAAAGCGCATCCATGTTCGTGTGAATCATCAATTTTGTGGGCTAAGTACTCCTTTGTTCTAGGAGCATCTCTATGATttaaatgaattgaaatatgttgattgttcaaaaaaaataaaaaaaaaataatagccGGTCCTGCACTAGAAAAATGCAATAAGATTTATCTTAACAATTTGGAGGGTATTATGTAATGATTCAAAATAATCAACCATTGCTGACTTAATTTATAGGACTGGTAGCATATAGTGGAGAGGGATTTAAAGCACTCGTATAGTAGCACTACGTACGAACCACTAGTTTTGACAAGAACATGAAATAAAAATGGGAGAGTAATAAAAAGTGAAtgttctatatatttcttttgaGACGTGTTCACATAACAGAGGGTATTTTTCTCGCTAAAACCGAATTAGTAGAAGTTTTGGAGGTAAAAATTTCCGCGAATAGTTTTTAGATCTTCTCCACCGGTGAATGTGGATGTTTCATAGGTGGCATCACTTTTAAGACATTCTCTAGATATAAAATTctaaatattaggaaaaaataaattttatctccaaccTATTAGATTGTTTTATCAAtctttacttatttgtaggtatataattggttaaaattatttccattgtttttttcatttatttttattattaaaagtgtgactaggatgggaagacatccaCTAAGTGGATGTCTGAAACTAGAggttcacttagaggatgtctaaTTTTTTATTAGCcacatcaatgggttggagatgatttttttataaatatgattGTGTATCATCCGTCGATTAAGACTTTTTCcctcacatacattccattggagaataTCTTAAAGAATCCCACCAAAAAATAGTTAAAGAAAATAAATCGTGTCGCAATATCATCGGTAAAATATTCCATCTCTATCCCATGTTGTCAACACGTGTCCGATAACTTCTGctctattttttcttttacttttcttttgAAGCGATAAGTTCTACTCTCAAAACGATTCTGAATCTCTTCCTTTAGAtgaacttctttcagaattctacCGCAAGGTTTCAAAATTTTAGTGCCATTTCTCCGCAGCAAGACCGCTATAAAATTCTTTCTTCTCTTGCTCGAGCACCATCACCATGGCACCACCTCAATCATTCAATTCTATAAATCTGTAAGAACTAAACTCTGTAACGTGTTCTAATTTGGTGGTTAGATTGAATATCTTTTTAGGGGTTTGTTTCAGTAAGGGTTTTGAGATTTCTGAATGTAGTTGTGAATGAGTTTAATTGATTTTGTTGGAATTTATAGCGGATTATCAATAGAAAAAATTATATGTATTCGAGAAATCATCGATTTTAATGGAATTTTTTAATCTAGCGGATTCCTTGTTTCATTATAAATCAATTTTGTTTCTACCAAATCTTGAGACAATTGATGTTAATGCAAGCTAAAGGAGCTGATTATTTACTTGGGATTTTGGAAGATTGTGCAAATGCTAATTAAGTTCATATAATTTTCATCTGTTATGCCACATTACCGTCATTTGAGTAATTGATTGATCAGTTTGTGTAAGTTTGATGCTTAAGGTCTCTATCCCATCCCATGTCATGTATATGTGGAATTAATTCTTCTAGAATTTTTATGTAATCAACATGCCAAAAAAGATATAAACCAGTGCAGTCGAGATGGTCGAAAAAATGTCACCGTATAACTTGGTACCTGATCTTTAAGCAATCAAAGACATAGGCAGCCGAACGTGTAATTATGATCGACGGTTCAAAGAAATAGTTTATTTCTGTATTTTGACTTGGTTATATGAATTTAGCGCACATGTATGTACTTGAAATATTAAGACATTATTACATTAGGTGGATAAGGATATCAATGTGATTATGTTTTGCAGTGTCATGTACTCTGCTAAGATACAATCCGCCTGGGAATTTCGCTAGATTTGTGTTTAATGTATTCATATGTTGATTCATTATACCTTACTTTTGATTTAGGTGTATAACAATTGCTCAATGTATCGCAGGTTGAACACTATACATTCTCTAGTGCCCTAAATTGAGATATCAGATTGCGAAGAAGAACCATTTAATTTTGAAGCATTAAAATATGGTAATGCCGTTGGAAACCATCAATTgtcttttcttattttctcattCGTCTGGTTCAATGAAACTTGTTCTAATATCTATTAGATTTGTATGGCTTTTGGATGCATATCATTGAACAACAACCAATTGTCCATGCTTATTAActtgtttattttttgttcttgcgAATGCCGAATCTCGTCTATGCCACTACAATTGAGAACACCTTATGCAGTAGCTAGGACAGTAAAAACTAATGATATGAGCATGATCCAAGAGTAAAATAGTATTGTTTGCTGGTAGTCACATACCCACTGTTTAACTCATCTAAAGTTGTTTTTATTATTGTGATAAGCGGCCTAGCAGCGACTTAGTGTTTATGGTTTCAACTTGATATACACTCTGAGTCTAATTTCCTTTGGTTGGATGCAAGGAAAATTTTTCAGACACGTATGGTGGTAATTTTAAAATTTCCTTTGGTTGGAATGCTAATTTTACAATCATTTTGTTTAAAACTAGTGGATGCTACGGGATTGTGTGATTTATGTTGCCGAAGAGTGTCATATAGGTGCAAGATTCAACAAAGAAACTAGAAAGTTGGCTTCAAACTCTGCTTTCTGACGGACATGGTCGTATTTGGAGACAAATCAAAATAAAACCTTGATTCCTTTCAGTTGCTAAATGATTATAACTTGGTTAATTTTGAATAATATGAGAACTGGTAGTATTATTATACTTGGTTAATTTTGAAATCTATATTATTGTTAAAATGGTGTCCTATAACGGTGTTTGTGCCCCTTATCCTAATCCTATAGAAGTCCCATCAGCTGCAGCTTGTATTCTTTGAGCCAATATATCTTGGCATCCAACCATTACGCATGGTGTCTTTGGTCGCAATGCTAATTTTACAATCATTTTGTTTAAAATTAGTGGATGCTATAGAATTGTGTGATTTATGTTGTCTAAGAGTGACATATAGGTGCAGGATTCAACAAAGAAAGTAGATTATTGGGTTAAAGCTCTGCTTTCTGTCAGGCAGGGTCGTATTtagagaaaaatcaaaataaaacctTGTCGTTTGCAGGTGTTTACTATAAACTCTATGTTCAAGGGCTTAGATTTTGTTAGAGGATCACATTCCTTACTTTCACCAGATCTGCATTCTGACTTGGTTGTATGAATTTAGCGCTTGTGTATGTGCTTCAAATATTAAAATGTTATTACTTTAGGTGGATAAAGATATGAATGTGACTATTTTTTGGAAGTGTCTAAGGTCATGTACCACGCTAAGGCACAATCTTCCTGGGAGTTTggattattttttaattttattcaaaatTTGTTTCATTATACCTTACTTGTTATTTGGGTGTATAATGATTGCTTAATGTGTCGCAGGATGAAACTATACATTGTCCGGTGCCCTAAATAAAGATATCAGATAGTGAATGAGAGCCATTTACTTTTGAAGTTGAACCATTGGAATCTGGTAATGTTGTTGGCAACCATCTATgctcttttcttattttctcatgGATCTGGTTCAATAAACTTGTTGTAATATGTGTTAAGCTTATTTGAAAAATTCAATGCATATCATTCAATAACAACCAATTTGCTGGCAGCACACACTGTTCTTATTTTCCATTCTTTTTTCCTGTATTGGAGTGCTGAGTCTAATTAGCTTGTTGTTCAGGAACTGCTACAATATGGATAAGAGTTGGATGCAAGGAAAATCTAGGTTGCATCCTGCATATAAAAGAGGTCTTAATGAATTTATCAAGATTGTTCGCGATCACACAGATAGCATGGGAAGGACTGGTTGCCCTTGTGCCCGATGCAAAAATGGTCATTTGGAGCCCATCCAGGTGGTTGAAGATCACTTGCAAGAttttggaatacacaaggattataCACTATGGATAAACTATGGAGAAGATTATGAAATTGTctctgatgatgacgatgttgatgaggaagaaaCACAAGGTTATACAAATAATGGGGTTAGTGAACTTCTTGAAGATGTGTGTGCCAGAGCAAACAACAATGAATGTTCAGGTACACAAGATAGTTGTGAAAACATAGATATGTTTGACAGTCTCTTGAAGGATGCCTGCGAGCCTTTGTATCCTAATTGCAAGAATTTTTCGAAGTTAGAGTTTGTTATGAGGTTGATGCATATCAAGATAATGAATCACATGAATAAAAAGTCATTCTAGATGATCCTTGATTTAATTAAAGCAGCATTGCCTGAAGGTGAGACACTTCCAAACACCTATTACGAGGCTAAGAAACTATTGAGGAACCTTGGACTTGGTTATACAGTAATTCATGCATGCAGATACGACAGTGCACTTTTCTGGAAGGAAAATGAGAATCTTGAAAACTGTCCCAAGTGTAATGAGCCGAGGTATAAAGTTGTCGAGGGAAAAGGAAAGAAGATACCTCAGAAAGTACTGCGTTATTTTCCACTCAAGCCAAGGTTGCAGAGATTGTTCATGTCAAGGATGACTGCTAAAGATATGAAATATTGGAAAAAGATACAGAAAAGGGAGAAAAATGTGTTTAGGCATCCAGCAGATTCTAAAATTTGGCAAGAGCTTGATGAGAATCACAAGTGGTTTGCCAGAGATTCACGTAATGTCCGACTTGGCATTGCAAGCGATGGGTTTATTCCATCTAATGACCTCAATGGAAAACCACATAGTATTTGGCCTGTAATTGTTGTTCCGTATAATTTGCCACCTTGGAGATGCATGAGAGAGCCCTTCATATTTTTGACTCTACTAATACCAAGGCCTAACAGTCCTGGAAATGATATCGACGTTTTTCTAAGGCCACTGATAGATGAATTAAAAGGGTTATGGGAAATTGGTGTGAAGACTTTTGATGCAGATTCAAAGGAAGTATTTCAGCTTCATGCTGCGTTGTTATGGACGATCAATGATTTTCCTGCATATGGGAACTTGTCTGGATGGAGTACTCATGGGTATCTAGCTTGCGCAGTTTGTAATAAAGATAAGCGTTCAATGTGGTTGAAGAGTGGACGGAAGATATGTTACATGTGTCATCGTCGTTTTTTGCCTCGAACTCATGCTTGGAGAGACAGGGGAaaacatttatttgatggaaaagcCGAAAAAGGGTCAAAGCCGAAGGAGTTTTCTGGAGATGATGTGTTATTACAGCTAGAAGTCGTcgagaaacaagatttttggaaGGCACCGAACACCAAAAAGAGAACACGTTATGATTTTGAGTTAAATTGGACAAAAAGGAGTATTTTTTTCGAACTGCCATATTGGAAGACTAATAAGTTGCGTCACAATGCTGATGTTATGCATgtggagaaaaatatttttgatagtGTTGTAGGAACGCTGATGGACatagagaagaaaactaaagatACGATAAGATCTAGAGGAGACCTAGAAAGATTGGGTTTGAAGAAGGAGATGCATCTAACTAAGAGAGGTAACAAGTTAATCAAGCCACCTGCATCCTATACTTTATCGGTTCCAGAGAGAAAAATATTATGCGAGTGGTTGAAGTCGGTGAAGTTTCCTGACGGCTATGCCTCAAACATTGCTCGGTGTGTAAAGGAAAAAGATGGTAAGGTATCCGGAATGAAGAGCCATGATTGTCATGTATTTCTACAATGGATTCTTCCTGTTGCACTGCGTGGTTTCCTGCCGAAAAATATATCTAGTGCATTAGTTGAGCTTGGTGTTTTCATTAAGGAATTGTGTTCGAAGACACTAAGACTGGAAGTACTAGAGAAAATGGAAAAGAATGTTTCCGTACTACTATGCAAGTTGGAGCAGATTTTTCCACCAGCATTTTTTGATATTATGGTTCACTTGATAGTTCACTTACCACATGAAGCTATTCTTGGTGGACCCGTGCAATATCGTTGGATGTACCCAATTGAATGGTAATTACTATCACAATTGCTCTCATCTTTTGAGATTATACTACTTTGCTCAAGTATACATATGATGTTCATGTTTCTGAATATGCTGATGCCACCTATTATAAACATCTACATCCGTAGCTTTTCTTTTTGAATTCAGTTGATTGGTGATCTGTCTGTATATGTCATTTGCTTACAAGTTATCAGATACAAAATCCAGAGATAGATATATTTTGCGAAGTGATCAAACAGAGTGGTGACGATGCTATCTACCCATACTGGATAATTTTCCAAATCCTATTACTTTTGCTAAACCTGACGTGTCTTGCTTTTGATCATAATACAAGTAACTTTGAATACATTGAATCTCTCTATTATATTGTCTTTCATTGAATCAATGTCCGATCTTGAAATAGGTATTTACGCACACTAAAGCAATATGTACGAAACAAGGCACGACCTGAAGGTTCCATTGTCGAGGCATACATCAACAACGAATGTCTTACTTTTTGCTCTATGTATCTACATGGAATTGAAACACGTTTCAACTGGGAAGATCGAAATGACGATGGTGGTTCTGGAGAACCAATTAAGGAGATGAG encodes:
- the LOC113352753 gene encoding uncharacterized protein LOC113352753 → MDKSWMQGKSRLHPAYKRGLNEFIKIVRDHTDSMGRTGCPCARCKNGHLEPIQVVEDHLQDFGIHKDYTLWINYGEDYEIVSDDDDVDEEETQGYTNNGVSELLEDVCARANNNECSALPEGETLPNTYYEAKKLLRNLGLGYTVIHACRYDSALFWKENENLENCPKCNEPRYKVVEGKGKKIPQKVLRYFPLKPRLQRLFMSRMTAKDMKYWKKIQKREKNVFRHPADSKIWQELDENHKWFARDSRNVRLGIASDGFIPSNDLNGKPHSIWPVIVVPYNLPPWRCMREPFIFLTLLIPRPNSPGNDIDVFLRPLIDELKGLWEIGVKTFDADSKEVFQLHAALLWTINDFPAYGNLSGWSTHGYLACAVCNKDKRSMWLKSGRKICYMCHRRFLPRTHAWRDRGKHLFDGKAEKGSKPKEFSGDDVLLQLEVVEKQDFWKAPNTKKRTRYDFELNWTKRSIFFELPYWKTNKLRHNADVMHVEKNIFDSVVGTLMDIEKKTKDTIRSRGDLERLGLKKEMHLTKRGNKLIKPPASYTLSVPERKILCEWLKSVKFPDGYASNIARCVKEKDGKVSGMKSHDCHVFLQWILPVALRGFLPKNISSALVELGVFIKELCSKTLRLEVLEKMEKNVSVLLCKLEQIFPPAFFDIMVHLIVHLPHEAILGGPVQYRWMYPIEWYLRTLKQYVRNKARPEGSIVEAYINNECLTFCSMYLHGIETRFNWEDRNDDGGSGEPIKEMSVFSNDARPLGAAKNVMLDLKDTAKARFCVNRLREENFPNVSEEMYSLAVGPDSRVVRYSGYVLELTYLYGNKVFLFICDWWDTEKRRKNIVTDSRFTSLNFSQTWYKDDPFVLADQVQQVFYLKDLKLRGKWYVVQHLMPRNVYDVLEKEVGPEPNNDEAYQQDQHFTTENIVQDNSGNASSCNEEFKLE